In Gemmobacter sp. 24YEA27, a genomic segment contains:
- a CDS encoding lytic transglycosylase domain-containing protein, with translation MLSGLSATSALLIALSSPALAAFCSDSGGRYEEWKPVIAKEARAAGVGERGIQALMGSSYSKATISADRNQKSFKYSLEKFMQVRGADTIVKQARSRKAKNADFYASIERQYGVPVGVLLAIHGMETAFGNYMGDTNVISAIATLSYDCRRSDFFTPHMIAALILVDRGSISPQSIGAKHGELGHTQFLPGNALRYGVDGNGDGKIDLNNVTDALASTANFLRQKGWQPGQGYQEGQPNFAVIREWNAATVYQQAIAIMGSRIDG, from the coding sequence ATTCTCAGCGGCCTTTCAGCAACGAGCGCGCTGCTCATAGCTCTCTCCTCTCCGGCTCTCGCGGCTTTTTGCTCAGACAGCGGCGGCCGCTATGAAGAGTGGAAACCTGTTATCGCCAAAGAGGCCCGTGCGGCCGGCGTCGGAGAGCGTGGAATCCAGGCCCTGATGGGCAGCTCTTATTCCAAGGCCACGATTTCGGCAGACCGGAACCAGAAGAGCTTTAAATATTCGCTTGAAAAATTCATGCAGGTGCGCGGCGCCGATACGATCGTGAAACAGGCGCGGTCGCGTAAGGCGAAGAACGCCGATTTCTATGCCTCGATCGAGCGGCAATATGGCGTTCCGGTCGGCGTACTTCTGGCCATTCACGGCATGGAAACCGCCTTTGGCAATTATATGGGCGATACCAATGTGATCTCCGCGATCGCCACGCTGTCCTATGACTGCCGGCGCAGTGACTTTTTCACACCGCATATGATTGCTGCCCTGATTCTGGTTGATCGCGGCTCGATCAGCCCGCAGAGCATTGGCGCAAAACATGGCGAGCTGGGCCATACCCAGTTCCTGCCCGGCAATGCGCTGCGCTATGGTGTTGATGGCAATGGCGACGGCAAAATTGATCTGAACAATGTGACCGATGCCCTTGCTTCTACAGCGAATTTCTTGCGCCAGAAAGGCTGGCAGCCCGGTCAGGGTTATCAGGAGGGCCAGCCGAATTTCGCGGTGATCCGCGAATGGAATGCCGCAACGGTCTATCAACAGGCCATCGCCATCATGGGCAGCCGCATCGACGGCTGA